From a single Asticcacaulis sp. MM231 genomic region:
- a CDS encoding nitroreductase, with protein sequence MSLPDFDQTPIAFGQPIPQKKSAEVLDALFHRRSAPAPTLGLPAPSQDEIDLLIKIGFRVPDHGKLGPWRIVRFTPESKAKLVEKLKTLAESRDDRKAVGALQKLSIPPEALLVISSPVFPYKKPLWEQQLSAAAVCQNMLIAAGALGYGANWITDWYSYEDDAKALLGLTEGENVAGWIFLGTPTEAPLERERPDYESRVSYWQS encoded by the coding sequence ATGTCCTTGCCCGACTTTGACCAGACGCCGATCGCATTCGGCCAGCCCATACCGCAGAAAAAATCGGCCGAGGTGCTCGATGCGCTGTTTCACCGCCGCAGCGCGCCGGCCCCGACGCTTGGCCTGCCCGCCCCTTCGCAAGACGAGATCGATCTGTTGATCAAAATTGGCTTTCGTGTGCCCGATCACGGCAAGCTTGGGCCGTGGCGCATCGTGCGCTTTACGCCGGAGAGTAAGGCGAAACTGGTCGAAAAACTGAAAACACTGGCCGAGAGCCGCGATGATCGCAAGGCCGTGGGCGCGCTGCAAAAGCTGTCGATCCCGCCGGAAGCCCTGCTGGTGATTTCCAGTCCGGTGTTTCCGTACAAGAAGCCTTTGTGGGAGCAGCAGCTTTCCGCCGCCGCTGTCTGCCAGAACATGCTGATCGCCGCCGGCGCCTTAGGCTATGGCGCTAACTGGATCACCGACTGGTATTCCTATGAAGACGACGCCAAAGCGCTGCTTGGTCTGACCGAGGGCGAAAATGTCGCCGGTTGGATCTTCCTGGGCACCCCCACCGAAGCGCCGCTGGAACGCGAACGTCCCGATTATGAGTCACGGGTTAGCTATTGGCAGAGTTG
- a CDS encoding NUDIX hydrolase yields the protein MADKTPNLPSWDNETRAAARRGWQSLTSQTVFENPWIRIESHDVIAPTGNPAHYGLVKFANRAIAVLPLHDDGTVSLVGQSRFAVGAYSWELPEGGGPMNEDPRQAAIRELREETGMEAAEVREILGFDMSNSVTDEVAVIYLATGLTPGEKEPDETEAFDYARVPFRDLLEAVIKGQVRDGLTVVSVLRVHHMAVTGELLPHLRDAILR from the coding sequence GTGGCCGATAAAACACCCAACCTGCCCTCCTGGGACAATGAAACGCGCGCCGCTGCCCGCAGGGGCTGGCAAAGCCTGACCTCGCAAACGGTTTTCGAGAACCCGTGGATCAGGATCGAGAGCCATGATGTCATCGCGCCCACCGGCAATCCCGCGCATTACGGCCTGGTCAAGTTCGCCAACCGCGCCATCGCCGTCCTGCCGCTGCACGATGACGGCACGGTGTCGCTGGTCGGGCAGTCGCGCTTTGCGGTCGGCGCTTATAGCTGGGAATTGCCCGAAGGCGGCGGCCCGATGAACGAAGATCCGCGCCAAGCCGCCATCCGTGAACTGCGCGAGGAGACCGGCATGGAGGCGGCGGAGGTGCGCGAAATCCTCGGCTTCGATATGTCGAATTCGGTGACCGACGAGGTGGCGGTGATCTATCTCGCCACCGGCCTGACGCCCGGTGAAAAGGAACCCGACGAGACCGAGGCCTTCGACTATGCCCGCGTGCCGTTCCGTGACCTGCTGGAGGCGGTGATAAAAGGGCAGGTTCGCGATGGCTTAACCGTTGTCAGTGTATTGCGGGTACACCATATGGCGGTCACAGGCGAATTGCTCCCGCATTTGCGAGATGCTATACTCCGCTAG
- the cysE gene encoding serine O-acetyltransferase, translated as MAQVFEVIHPDDRRIWLNLRQEAADALAAEPGLASMLHSTILSHDDLASALSYHIARKLGDDTIRGMTLREIVRKAYLTEPQLVEYAEADLQAIYERDPAARGYLQAFMFFKGYLSLQIYRVSHRLWQEGRVTMAHFLQSRVSELFQIDINPAARIGKGVFLDHGTGIVIGETAVVGDDCSILQGVTLGGTGAERGDRHPKVGKGVLLGAGANVLGNITIGDYAKIASGSVVLKPVPAHCTAAGVPAKLINCKTCEDPARQMDHTMPDIDLDYSI; from the coding sequence ATGGCTCAGGTTTTCGAGGTCATCCATCCCGACGACAGACGCATCTGGCTCAACCTGCGCCAGGAAGCGGCTGATGCCCTGGCGGCGGAGCCGGGTCTGGCCTCGATGCTCCATTCCACCATCCTGTCGCACGATGATCTGGCCAGCGCGCTGTCCTATCATATCGCGCGCAAGCTGGGCGATGACACCATCCGCGGCATGACCCTCCGCGAAATCGTGCGCAAGGCCTATCTGACCGAGCCGCAACTGGTCGAGTATGCCGAGGCTGATCTGCAAGCTATCTATGAGCGCGATCCCGCCGCGCGTGGCTATCTGCAGGCCTTCATGTTCTTCAAGGGCTATCTGTCTTTGCAGATTTACCGCGTGTCGCACCGCCTGTGGCAGGAGGGGCGCGTCACCATGGCGCACTTCCTCCAGAGCCGTGTGTCCGAGTTGTTCCAGATTGACATCAATCCGGCCGCACGTATCGGCAAGGGCGTCTTCCTCGACCACGGCACCGGCATCGTCATCGGCGAAACCGCCGTGGTTGGCGATGACTGCTCGATCCTGCAGGGCGTGACCCTGGGCGGCACCGGCGCTGAGCGCGGCGATCGTCACCCCAAGGTCGGCAAGGGCGTGCTTTTAGGCGCTGGCGCCAATGTGCTGGGGAATATCACCATCGGCGATTACGCCAAGATCGCCTCGGGCTCCGTGGTGCTCAAACCCGTGCCGGCCCATTGCACGGCCGCCGGCGTGCCGGCCAAGCTGATCAATTGCAAGACCTGCGAAGATCCGGCGCGCCAGATGGATCACACCATGCCGGATATCGATCTCGACTATTCTATTTAA
- a CDS encoding DUF3126 family protein, whose protein sequence is MTPAEITKVQDYLFKTFQTKGLEIKPRKQKDSAEVYIGEDFIGVVYVDEDEEGSYLFEMAILKEDL, encoded by the coding sequence ATGACCCCCGCCGAAATCACCAAGGTTCAGGATTATCTCTTCAAGACCTTCCAGACCAAGGGCCTTGAAATCAAACCGCGCAAGCAGAAGGATTCCGCCGAGGTCTATATCGGCGAGGATTTTATCGGCGTCGTCTATGTCGACGAGGACGAAGAAGGCTCCTATCTCTTTGAAATGGCCATTCTCAAGGAAGACCTCTAA